From Mustela erminea isolate mMusErm1 chromosome 1, mMusErm1.Pri, whole genome shotgun sequence, a single genomic window includes:
- the IQCN gene encoding IQ domain-containing protein N isoform X13, translated as MALQELTRPETKTMQEAAQLPSSTDGQNVYQPQSVSSLQDKAGTLSPQLQHEPVESRETFLQQHDKDVTVPRHIPRLRAVVESQAFKNVLVDEMDMMLSRAATLIQANWRGYRLRQKLISQMKAAKAIQEAWRRFNTRRLLRSGKTVEKKVSVDEGDIPYHAPQQVRFQPPGEVKPPVAQPVMVSKETQFPSSDNLDTCTHQLALLQAQGGPQPGMQAPGSTGGPSVTFLPHQTIAIRLPCPVNLDAKCHPCLMTRTVRNACLVHVEGDMVKTKQVTTRANKAGAPGPPPCGRYAQAVHGSLKTQTQGHVETEVLKAPPQTGPALVINKTAPQMYPVTTMTKTPPQPCAAAPMVTIAKTPPQVYPAARMTKTSTQMNPAAAVTKTPPQPYPAVAMPKSPLQSCLAAMMSKTLPPPCSAPTVTITKASPHTYPVAPMAKSPPQTCPVAPIAKASPQTSQPATMIKTPLQSGLGGMANKTPTQPCPVAPMSKTPTQMRPTASMTNASPQTRPAAMMAKISPHICLLASMIKPQTQTRPMATMGKAPPQTCPVPTMAKTLAQMRPAAPMTKTPLQTCPAAAMAKTPSQMLPGTSVTKTPPQTRLAAMVTKTPAQFRSMAAILKTLCLPPSAAGNLKSSPPATVASGIPNASSRTCLNGPKAKAMVNAKQTTGMVRVSSHSYLAEGKVKYFNAPHLGAGTPKAPARPPLEAERMKAFSQKQVKMETVSSSSVAIEMSRASPWVKMAEDRNKSLLQTCPRADVVKVQSQVYVPMETAVVLPRAQLAPCPTKVPPQTHLETCLAKGLPQEQLATCTTTASSQEQLLAELTAALPQAHPGTCLSKTLSQAHPPTKLTPTQAQAHPGTCLSKALSQAHPPAKLTKTPSFAHLGTCLTKVQSRAHLASRVIKVQSKAHLSTELTKAQSQAQLVTETAKCLYTAQHSAELSGKTQSQPLLAGFKVSTQPCKHTGALGNLPRAKPEDRLTQIQPHSYVQGKGTQGPSQGPCETKSMLVPLAASAGHPTCNVESWGDSGATRAQSPMPGPATPCPEELAASQLASLCAELAAELGSQEDLRALLTKALSQGQVRAALNQALSKKALGSTMAKALPQGKLGTALMKVLSWGELGLALSRTLSPGELRAELTKAKQGKLADVLSKALTEEEWAALSQALCQGELGAVLSQSLSQAALRTGVVLPKATSKTAGSRMSVIPAPVEVDCRGNPAAAWGSAVGPVRPQPSKVRVPQDGAWEGFFTGWPAGFLEEMGDGAMLGGSPCSPVVSVGASLASRVISAIHQHPLIAALDPSRGGGSDLHLNPAVSEENVRLPPGASELASDLNPVESDTGPSLPKPPHLQPPSSLWQPLIANGVGPSTSQQSVVAGGTAPSSHSPHAVSRVAPRPWVSSGEGRAASGVRVGAAGRGSTAHSHQCAAAYGGSVCWCQYPGVNKVPSSMYRASTKARRQPSVLQEETMQKTQSPNHKRASVDTRERINKATPGALRGASGSKVSLSQPQTPKTGDTTLGLLPNSMAPGHRWALKTQAEAGMFPASPGSRSARTLSRTAIPRQERTRTLGTNAGVRCAPEQGTGHILNEVASLAQSPDNDMAGSLSQGSTDYGPNVSNSQSSLPSGSSPSPSTMSVASLTAGDLVEEESWEASFDTVLSGEAVGSPQRPRGREKTKRGGRGHRSPNPYPQPSAGSELIPILHHSSVSGRMTLSVHWGSDDQEERDESSGQSSMGLTETLPQKSYRMGLTKSLSLDNVVPTMYQQPSAASRLTSSLSQPLVVSKVAPNPGQPSVVSKVTTSPSELSMASKVIPSLTEPSVCNTVNLGLDQKSWTSQMNPSLAQPYMTGGVATNLVQPSVTGEVAPSLAQPSGTHGLAPNLAQTSMTNALAPSLTQPPVTGRVAPSLAQASVTSGVAPSLAWGSVTGGVAPSLAQASMTDGVAPSLARPSVTSGVASSLAQASLTGVVAPSLARASVTSGVAPSLARASVTGGVAPSLVQASMTSGVAPSLARPSVTGGVAPSLAQASMTSGVAPSLARPSVTGGVAPSLPQASMTGVVAPSLARLSVTSGVAPNLARASMTSGVASNLAQASVTGGVAPSLARLSVTSGVAPSLAQPPVTSVVAPSLDQASMTSGVVPSLARVSVTSGVAPSLAWPSVTGGVVPSLAQASMTGGVAPSLAQASMTGGVSPSLAQPSVTGGVSPSLAQASMTGGVAPSRAQTSMTSGVVPSLVRPSVTGGVSPSLAQASVTSGVSPSLAQASVTGGVSPSLAQASVTGGGSPSLAQASMTGGVSPSLTQASVTGRVSPSLPQASVTGGVAPRLAQPSVSSGVMPSLAKPCVADAMTPSLTKPSMTDGEGPTIAQPSVTGGVTPSLAQAPVACVVAPSLHQPSVTSGEAPSLGQSSVACVVAPSLAPPSGPCVVVSSLGPPPMTGGVAPSLAQSFVANRGPLSLFQPSVIAGTNCAAGQSGWAPKVGSNLPSRVSAVAPSLGHPSLVTEVPLSSSYSYAASSTSRDLSQSPVATSMAPCQDPVMVDGVAPNPQAHEFSQVSLTFHQPLGVSRGHPSITEHSALPLSAPNLFQASGASGEDSCLDQGTNPCPGSLFPGVPTGIGLGTMAAGMFPNMSRGTLAAGMFLSMSPGSLSPGMTGSVCQRSVATGMGPNQFQEARGVDPRASLASGAGAPLIHEQASEVGPGFSRASVPNRLGTSPIKFSQADAGPSMSQVNVDLPISLNQQHPSVATIVAPGYEQAKDFNQEPVVDTASGLVPGSVPSRMTTAMAPGTVASGTAPSLAPGSVIRGMGQSLPPGSVISGVPPHLPPGFVVSGVPQNLPEGSVIYGISHSLPPGSVISGMGQGLPPDPVASAVAQNFPPGSVASGMPPSLIATSGAGGKGQSFVRPSFSLTVPNLISGSAAGGMVPGVSARPVTSSVVPAIDSGELNQGLILESTDNVAGLPSTVGNVAQSLPQGSMLIGITPRPYHGAPAREGSTAPFQGSHVTGLAQLHPQALEASSTTRRVHRAPTVLQRATQLSHALEMMSFETTDDQVIRKPDDLSQAVSRASVSSAESMVLDATPWMPQNPPSADVSHSHSHSQQFFPDVQRPLLEMVPSQTKSLTSGMAPVPPQSLSFAKPSMAGNITPTLLPRSATSWGAPSSHFVTASTASSVHIESVKAVGAPLARRASVAHIVPQSPSVTHVVPQGHPHKMGASPVASASPKLAQSRSRTFSVHPGSVVGVGTPTTSQKSGTTYKASQVLYPPTAGGVGSDGFQVDVVPRAHKKPAPEDLAQSSHKSLGSRKSYRSVHDYLVSDMLDSNVARVVPLYDVQEQVPRSSQESPGHAESTPPAVTPIIRTMDMAPNVAAPRLHQGFRRVSLGYESSPDGSRRPLFTPESTPGSWDFQSAVVPSGCRRVSLTPTVLQGPVDAGIAGGQAWNSAAIPSGAAGPTTSAMAPGGAWDLARASEPWDTVGRETAVDSKQSGEQVASLQAVEKVVTRAVVTIQACARGYLVRRTIRVWHQWAVIIQAAWRGYRVRRDLARLSQAATTIQATWRGFRARRIETQLQLLPGGWTKADDRTKSTSDHRCFQSCQPRVCPFCQSLSPSLGSPPSVVMLVGSSPRTCHMCGHTLPTRVVHGMGRGSRVQASMPGGCDSPMASQSSQQSHLQNKAATTIQSAWRGFAVRRQLRQQQMAAKMLQANWRGHHTRVGLTPDALLGAAAWDNPEDMQWPGV; from the exons ATGGCCCTCCAAG AGCTGACTCGCCCAGAAACCAAGACAATGCAGGAAGCAGCACAGCTACCGTCGTCAACCGATGGGCAGAACGTCTACCAGCCCCAGTCTGTCTCCAGTCTCCAAGACAAAGCAGGGACACTGAGTCCGCAGCTTCAGCATGAGCCAGTTGAGTCCAGGGAGACCTTTCTGCAACAGCATGACAAGGATGTGACAGTACCTCGTCACATCCCACGTCTGCGGGCTGTGGTTGAGAGCCAGGCCTTCAAGAATGTGCTGGTGGATGAGATGGACATGATGCTGTCCCGGGCGGCCACCCTCATCCAAGCCAACTGGAGGGGCTACCGGCTCCGGCAGAAGCTGATCTCCCAGATGAAGGCAGCAAAGGCCATCCAGGAGGCCTGGCGACGCTTCAACACCAGGCGACTCCTCCGTTCTGGCAAGACCGTGGAAAAGAAAGTGAGTGTGGATGAGGGCGACATCCCTTACCACGCCCCCCAGCAGGTGCGGTTCCAGCCTCCAGGAGAGGTCAAGCCTCCCGTGGCCCAGCCGGTCATGGTGAGCAAGGAGACCCAGTTCCCTTCCTCCGACAACCTGGACACCTGCACCCACCAGCTGGCCCTGCTCCAGGCCCAGGGTGGTCCCCAGCCTGGCATGCAGGCACCTGGCTCCACTGGGGGACCCAGCGTCACCTTCCTGCCCCACCAGACCATTGCCATCAGACTGCCATGTCCGGTGAATCTAGACGCAAAGTGCCACCCGTGCCTGATGACGAGAACTGTCAGAAATGCTTGCCTTGTCCATGTAGAAGGGGACATGGTGAAGACCAAGCAAGTAACCACCAGAGCCAACAAGGCAGGAGCCCCGGGGCCGCCCCCATGTGGGAGGTATGCCCAGGCAGTTCACGGGTCCCTCAAGACCCAGACCCAGGGCCACGTGGAGACAGAGGTCCTCAAAGCCCCACCCCAGACAGGCCCAGCCCTTGTGATAAATAAGACCGCGCCCCAGATGTATCCGGTGACCACGATGACCAAGACCCCGCCCCAGCCATGCGCAGCAGCGCCCATGGTGACAATAGCCAAGACCCCACCCCAGGTATACCCAGCGGCCCGGATGACCAAAACCTCAACCCAGATGAACCCAGCGGCTGCCGTGACCAAGACCCCACCCCAGCCGTATCCTGCTGTTGCGATGCCCAAAAGCCCACTCCAGTCGTGCCTGGCGGCCATGATGAGCAAGACCCTGCCGCCGCCGTGTTCTGCGCCCACAGTAACGATAACCAAGGCCTCACCCCATACTTACCCGGTGGCCCCAATGGCCAAGAGCCCACCCCAGACGTGCCCGGTGGCTCCGATAGCCAAGGCTTCACCCCAGACATCCCAGCCAGCCACCATGATCAAGACCCCACTTCAGTCTGGCCTGGGGGGCATGGCGAACAAGACCCCAACCCAGCCATGCCCAGTAGCCCCGATGTCCAAGACCCCCACCCAGATGCGACCCACAGCCTCAATGACCAATGCTTCACCCCAGACACGACCAGCAGCCATGATGGCCAAGATCTCACCACATATATGCCTTTTGGCCTCTATGATCAAGCCCCAAACCCAGACACGGCCCATGGCCACCATGGGTAAGGCTCCACCCCAGACGTGCCCAGTGCCCACCATGGCCAAGACTCTGGCCCAGATGCGCCCGGCAGCCCCGATGACCAAGACCCCACTGCAGACATGTCCAGCCGCTGCCATGGCCAAGACTCCATCTCAGATGCTCCCGGGGACCTCCGTGACCAAGACCCCTCCCCAGACGCGTCTGGCAGCCATGGTCACCAAAACCCCAGCCCAATTTCGCTCCATGGCCGCCATCCTCAAGACCCTGTGCCTGCCACCTTCAGCAGCTGGAAATCTGAAGTCTTCTCCTCCGGCAACTGTGGCATCTGGGATTCCCAACGCCTCATCCCGCACGTGTCTGAACGGACCAAAGGCCAAGGCTATGGTGAACGCCAAGCAGACCACCGGGATGGTTCGGGTCTCTTCTCACTCCTACCTGGCTGAGGGAAAGGTCAAATACTTTAACGCACCACATCTGGGTGCTGGGACCCCCAAGGCTCCAGCCAGGCCTCCTTTGGAAGCTGAAAGAATGAAGGCCTTTTCCCAGAAGCAGGTGAAAATGGAAACAGTGTCCAGTTCCAGTGTGGCCATCGAAATGTCCCGGGCATCCCCCTGGGTGAAAATGGCCGAGGACAGGAACAAGTCCCTGTTACAGACATGCCCGAGGGCAGATGTTGTGAAGGTTCAGTCCCAGGTGTACGTGCCCATGGAAACGGCCGTGGTCCTGCCCCGGGCACAGCTGGCCCCATGTCCGACCAAGGTCCCACCCCAGACACATCTGGAGACCTGTCTGGCCAAAGGGCTGCCCCAGGAGCAGCTGGCCACCTGTACGACCACAGCCTCGTCCCAGGAGCAGCTGCTGGCCGAACTGACAGCAGCTCTGCCCCAGGCACACCCGGGCACGTGTCTGTCCAAGACCCTGTCCCAGGCCCATCCGCCCACCAAGCTGACCCCAACTCAGGCTCAGGCGCACCCGGGCACGTGTCTGTCCAAGGCCCTGTCCCAGGCCCATCCGCCCGCCAAGCTAACCAAGACCCCGTCCTTTGCACATCTGGGCACGTGTCTGACCAAGGTGCAGTCCCGGGCGCATCTGGCCAGCAGAGTGATAAAGGTCCAGTCCAAAGCACATCTGTCCACCGAGCTGACCAAGGCGCAGTCCCAGGCCCAGCTGGTCACAGAAACAGCCAAGTGCCTCTACACAGCCCAGCACTCGGCTGAGCTCAGCGGCAAGACCCAGTCGCAGCCACTCCTGGCCGGGTTCAAGGTCTCCACTCAGCCCTGCAAGCATACTGGTGCCCTTGGCAATCTGCCCCGAGCCAAGCCAGAGGACAGACTGACCcagatccagccccacagctaTGTGCAGGGCAAAGGCACCCAGGGCCCAAGCCAAGGGCCCTGCGAGACCAAGAGCATGCTGGTGCCTCTGGCGGCCTCTGCTGGACACCCCACCTGTAACGTTGAATCCTGGGGTGACAGTGGGGCCACCCGGGCCCAGTCACCGATGCCTGGCCCAGCCACACCCTGTCCAGAAGAGCTGGCTGCCTCCCAGCTCGCCTCCCTGTGCGCCGAGCTGGCCGCTGAGCTGGGATCCCAGGAGGACCTCCGCGCCCTATTGACCAAAGCCCTCTCCCAGGGGCAAGTGAGGGCAGCCCTGAACCAGGCCCTGTCCAAGAAAGCCCTGGGCTCCACGATGGCCAAGGCCCTGCCCCAGGGCAAGCTGGGAACGGCGCTGATGAAAGTGCTCTCCTGGGGCGAGCTGGGCCTTGCGTTGTCCCGCACCCTCTCCCCTGGTGAGCTGCGGGCAGAACTCACCAAGGCCAAGCAGGGTAAGCTGGCGGATGTGCTCAGCAAGGCCCTGACAGAGGAGGAGTGGGCCGCTCTGAGCCAGGCCCTGTGTCAGGGGGAGCTGGGTGCTGTCCTCAGCCAGTCTTTGTCTCAGGCAGCCCTGAGGACTGGCGTCGTCCTCCCCAAGGCCACCTCGAAAACAGCAGGAAGCAGGATGTCTGTGATTCCGGCCCCCGTGGAGGTGGACTGCAGGGGGAACCCAGCGGCCGCATGGGGGTCTGCCGTAGGCCCCGTGAGACCACAGCCCAGCAAGGTCAGGGTTCCCCAGGACGGGGCCTGGGAGGGCTTCTTCACAGGCTGGCCTGCCGGCTTCTTGGAAGAGATGGGGGATGGGGCCATGCTCGGGGGGTCACCCTGCTCGCCGGTGGTCTCTGTGGGTGCCTCCTTGGCCAGTAGAGTGATCTCTGCCATTCATCAGCATCCCCTGATCGCTGCCCTGGACCCCAGCAGGGGCGGCGGCTCAGACCTACATCTGAACCCTGCGGTCAGTGAGGAAAACGTGCGCCTGCCCCCAGGGGCCAGTGAATTAGCATCAGATCTCAACCCCGTGGAGAGTGACACGGGCCCCAGCTTACCTAAGCCACCCCACCTGCAGCCGCCCTCCAGTCTGTGGCAGCCGCTTATTGCCAATGGTGTGGGCCCAAGCACCAGCCAGCAGTCGGTGGTGGCTGGGGGCACAGCCCCGAGCTCCCATAGTCCACATGCGGTCAGCAGGGTGGCCCCGCGTCCGTGGGTGTCGTCAGGGGAGGGCCGGGCGGCCTCGGGTGTGCGCGTCGGGGCGGCGGGTAGGGGGAGCACTGCACACTCCCACCAGTGCGCCGCTGCCTATGGGGGATCTGTTTGTTGGTGTCAGTACCCTGGGGTCAACAAGGTGCCCTCCAGCATGTACCGAGCTTCAACCAAAGCTCGACGACAGCCATCTGTGCTCCAAGAGGAGACCATGCAGAAAACTCAGTCCCCAAATCACAAACGGGCCTCCGTAGACACTAGGGAGAGGATCAACAAGGCCACCCCAGGTGCACTGAGGGGTGCCAGTGGGAGCAAAGTGTCCCTAAGCCAACCCCAGACTCCCAAGACCGGTGACACAACCCTGGGTCTCTTGCCTAATTCCATGGCTCCTGGTCATCGCTGGGCACTCAAGACTCAGGCGGAGGCCGGCATGTTCCCagcctccccagggagcaggtcGGCACGCACCCTTTCCCGCACAGCCATCCCCAGGCAGGAGAGGACTCGAACCCTGGGTACCAATGCCGGGGTGCGCTGTGCTCCGGAGCAAGGGACTGGCCATATACTCAATGAAGTGGCCAGTTTGGCCCAGAGTCCCGACAATGACATGGCTGGAAGCCTCTCCCAGGGCTCCACAGACTATGGCCCAAATGTGAGTAATTCCCAGAGCTCGTTGCCTAGCGGCAGCTCACCCAGCCCCTCCACTATGTCTGTGGCCAGTCTGACGGCCGGGGACCTGGTGGAGGAGGAGTCCTGGGAGGCCAGCTTCGACACCGTCCTCTCTGGCGAGGCTGTGGGGAGTCCCCAGCGGCCTAGAGGCAGGGAAAAAACCAAGAGAGGAGGCCGGGGACATAGGTCTCCaaacccctacccccagccctcTGCAGGCTCAGAGCTGATACCCATTCTGCACCATAGTTCAGTGTCTGGCCGCATGACCTTGAGTGTCCACTGGGGCTCAGATGACCAGGAGGAGAGGGATGAGTCCTCAGGCCAAAGCTCCATGGGTCTGACCGAAACATTGCCCCAGAAATCCTACAGGATGGGACTGACCAAAAGTTTGTCCTTGGATAATGTGGTCCCCACCATGTATCAGCAGCCATCTGCGGCCTCCAGGCTGACCTCAAGCCTATCCCAGCCACTGGTAGTCAGTAAGGTGGCCCCAAACCCAGGCCAGCCATCTGTGGTCAGTAAGGTCACCACCAGCCCATCTGAATTATCGATGGCTAGTAAGGTCATCCCCAGCCTAACTGAGCCATCTGTGTGTAATACAGTGAATCTCGGCCTGGACCAGAAATCCTGGACTAGTCAGATGAACCCCAGCCTCGCCCAGCCATATATGACCGGTGGGGTAGCCACAAACCTAGTCCAGCCATCTGTGACCGGTGAGGTAGCTCCCAGCCTAGCCCAGCCATCAGGGACCCATGGGTTAGCCCCCAACCTAGCCCAGACATCTATGACCAATGCTTTAGCCCCCAGCCTAACCCAGCCACCTGTGACTGGTAGGGTAGCTCCCAGTCTAGCCCAGGCCTCTGTGACCAGTGGGGTGGCTCCCAGCCTAGCATGGGGATCTGTGACTGGTGGGGTGGCCCCCAGCCTAGCCCAGGCATCTATGACTGATGGGGTGGCCCCTAGCCTAGCCCGGCCATCTGTGACCAGTGGGGTAGCCTCCAGCCTAGCCCAGGCATCTCTGACTGGTGTGGTGGCCCCCAGCCTAGCACGAGCATCGGTGACCAGTGGGGTGGCCCCCAGTCTAGCACGGGCATCTGTGACAGGTGGGGTAGCCCCCAGCCTAGTCCAGGCATCCATGACCAGTGGGGTGGCCCCTAGCCTAGCCAGGCCATCTGTGACAGGTGGAGTGGCCCCCAGCCTAGCCCAGGCATCCATGACCAGTGGGGTGGCCCCCAGCCTAGCCCGGCCATCTGTGACAGGTGGGGTGGCCCCCAGCCTACCCCAGGCATCTATGACTGGTGTGGTGGCCCCTAGTTTAGCCCGGCTATCTGTGACCAGTGGGGTGGCCCCCAACCTAGCACGGGCATCTATGACCAGTGGGGTGGCCTCCAACCTGGCCCAGGCATCTGTGACCGGTGGGGTGGCCCCTAGCCTAGCCCGGCTATCTGTGACCAGTGGGGTGGCCCCCAGCCTAGCCCAGCCACCTGTGACCAGTGTGGTGGCCCCCAGCCTAGATCAGGCATCTATGACCAGTGGGGTGGTCCCCAGCCTAGCACGGGTGTCTGTGACCAGTGGAGTTGCCCCCAGCCTAGCCTGGCCATCTGTAACAGGTGGGGTGGTCCCCAGCCTAGCCCAGGCATCTATGACTGGTGGGGTGGCCCCAAGTCTAGCCCAGGCATCTATGACCGGTGGGGTGTCCCCCAGCCTAGCCCAG CCATCTGTGACTGGTGGGGTGTCCCCCAGCCTAGCCCAGGCATCTATGACCGGTGGGGTGGCCCCCAGCCGAGCCCAGACATCTATGACCAGTGGGGTGGTTCCCAGCCTAGTCCGGCCATCAGTGACCGGTGGGGTGTCCCCCAGCCTAGCCCAGGCATCTGTGACCAGTGGGGTGTCCCCCAGCCTAGCCCAGGCATCTGTGACCGGTGGGGTGTCCCCCAGCCTAGCCCAGGCATCTGTGACCGGTGGGGGGTCCCCCAGCCTAGCCCAG GCGTCTATGACCGGTGGGGTGTCCCCCAGCCTAACCCAGGCATCTGTGACCGGTAGGGTGTCCCCCAGCCTACCCCAGGCATCTGTGACCGGTGGGGTGGCCCCCAGACTTGCCCAGCCATCCGTGTCCAGTGGGGTAATGCCCAGCCTAGCTAAGCCATGTGTGGCCGATGCGATGACCCCCAGCTTAACCAAGCCATCTATGACTGATGGGGAGGGTCCCACTATAGCGCAGCCATCAGTGACTGGTGGGGTGACCCCCAGCCTAGCCCAAGCACCAGTGGCCTGTGTAGTGGCCCCCAGCCTACACCAGCCATCAGTGACCAGTGGAGAGGCTCCCAGCCTAGGCCAGTCATCAGTGGCCTGTGTGGTGGCTCCCAGTCTAGCCCCACCATCAGGGCCTTGTGTGGTGGTCTCCAGCCTAGGCCCGCCACCTATGACCGGTGGGGTGGCCCCCAGCCTAGCCCAGTCCTTTGTGGCCAATCGGGGGCCCCTCAGCCTCTTCCAGCCATCGGTAATTGCTGGTACCAATTGTGCAGCTGGTCAATCAGGTTGGGCCCCTAAGGTGGGTTCAAATCTACCCTCAAGGGTGAGTGCAGTGGCCCCCAGTCTGGGTCATCCGTCATTGGTCACTGAAGTCCCTTTGAGTTCATCATATTCTTATGCCGCTAGCAGCACGAGCCGAGACCTGAGCCAGTCACCTGTGGCCACCAGCATGGCCCCCTGTCAGGATCCCGTAATGGTTGATGGGGTAGCCCCGAACCCCCAGGCCCATGAGTTCAGCCAGGTGTCGCTAACGTTTCATCAGCCACTCGGAGTCAGCAGGGGGCACCCAAGCATCACTGAAcattctgctctccctctctcagccccAAATCTCTTCCAGGCATCTGGGGCTAGTGGTGAGGACTCTTGTCTAGACCAGGGAACCAATCCATGTCCTGGGTCTCTGTTCCCGGGTGTGCCTACAGGCATCGGTCTGGGCACTATGGCTGCTGGCATGTTCCCAAATATGTCTCGAGGGACCCTGGCTGCTGGTATGTTCCTGAGTATGTCTCCAGGGTCTCTGTCTCCGGGCATGACAGGGAGTGTGTGCCAGAGAAGTGTGGCGACTGGTATGGGCCCAAACCAGTTTCAGGAGGCCCGTGGCGTGGATCCCCGTGCATCTCTGGCCTCTggggcaggtgcccctttgatTCATGAGCAAGCCTCAGAGGTGGGCCCTGGTTTCTCTCGGGCTTCAGTGCCCAACAGACTGGGTACGAGTCCAATCAAGTTTTCTCAGGCCGACGCAGGCCCTAGCATGTCTCAGGTCAATGTTGATCTTCCAATATCTTTGAACCAGCAGCATCCTTCTGTGGCCACAATCGTGGCACCCGGTTATGAACAAGCAAAAGATTTCAATCAGGAGCCCGTAGTGGACACAGCTAGTGGCCTGGTACCAGGTTCTGTACCCAGTAGGATGACCACAGCCATGGCCCCAGGTACCGTGGCCAGTGGTACGGCCCCCAGCCTTGCCCCAGGGTCTGTGATCCGGGGCATGGGCCAGAGCCTGCCTCCGGGGTCTGTGATCAGTGGTGTGCCTCCCCACCTTCCGCCCGGTTTTGTGGTCAGTGGTGTGCCTCAGAACCTTCCCGAAGGGTCTGTGATCTATGGTATCAGCCACAGCCTTCCCCCAGGATCTGTGATCAGCGGCATGGGCCAGGGTCTTCCTCCAGATCCCGTGGCCAGTGCTGTGGCCCAGAACTTTCCTCCAGGTTCTGTGGCTAGTGGGATGCCCCCTAGTCTGATTGCAACAtctggggctggagggaagggacaAAGCTTTGTAAGACCCTCATTTAGTTTGACTGTTCCAAACCTGATCTCGGGTTCAGCGGCGGGTGGCATGGTCCCGGGTGTATCTGCCAGGCCTGTGACCTCTAGTGTGGTTCCAGCCATAGATTCTGGGGAACTGAATCAGGGCCTGATTCTGGAGTCCACGGATAATGTAGCTGGCCTGCCATCCACAGTGGGAAATGTGGCCCAGAGCCTTCCCCAGGGGTCCATGTTGATCGGGATCACTCCCCGTCCTTACCATGGAGCCCCGGCTAGGGAAGGGTCTACAGCCCCCTTCCAAGGATCCCATGTCACTGGCCTGGCTCAGCTGCATCCCCAGGCCTTGGAAGCTAGCAGCACAACCAGGAGAGTACACCGGGCGCCCACGGTTCTACAAAGGGCCACCCAGTTGAGCCACGCTCTTGAGATGATGTCATTTGAGACCACAGATGACCAGGTCATAAGGAAGCCAGACGACCTGAGCCAGGCTGTGTCCCGGGCGTCCGTATCCAGCGCGGAGTCCATGGTCCTTGATGCAACTCCATGGATGCCCCAGAATCCCCCGTCAGCTGACgtcagccacagccacagccacagccagcaATTCTTTCCCGATGTCCAAAGGCCATTGTTGGAGATGGTTCCCAGCCAGACCAAGTCTCTGACCAGTGGCATGGCTCCTGTCCCGCCCCAGTCCCTGAGTTTTGCCAAGCCCTCGATGGCTGGGAACATCACCCCAACTCTGCTGCCGAGGTCAGCAACAAGCTGGGGGGCTCCCAGTTCCCACTTTGTGACTGCTAGCACAGCTTCCAGTGTGCACATAGAGTCTGTCAAGGCTGTTGGGGCCCCCTTGGCTCGACGGGCATCGGTGGCTCACATTGTGCCCCAGAGTCCCTCGGTGACTCACGTGGTGCCTCAGGGCCATCCCCACAAGATGGGGGCTTCTCCTGTAGCCTCAGCATCCCCCAAGCTGGCCCAAAGCCGTTCTAGGACCTTCAGTGTTCACCCAGGGTCTGTAGTGGGGGTAGGGACCCCAACCACTTCCCAGAAGTCCGGGACCACCTACAAGGCCTCTCAGGTGCTGTATCCACCCACGGCTGGTGGGGTGGGATCTGATGGCTTCCAGGTAGACGTGGTCCCCAGGGCCCACAAGAAGCCAGCACCTGAGGACCTGGCTCAGAGCAGCCACAAATCTCTTGGCTCCAGAAAATCCTATAGGTCCGTGCATGATTATCTTGTCTCAGACATGCTAGACAGTAATGTTGCCAGGGTGGTGCCCCTGTACGACGTGCAGGAGCAGGTCCCCAGGTCCTCTCAGGAGAGTCCCGGGCACGCTGAGAGCACCCCACCAGCCGTTACACCCATCATCCGCACCATGGATATGGCCCCCAATGTGGCTGCCCCTAGGCTGCACCAGGGGTTTCGGAGGGTGTCTCTGGGCTATGAGTCTTCACCTGACGGTTCCCGGAGGCCCCTTTTTACCCCGGAGTCAACGCCAGGCTCCTGGGATTTCCAGAGCGCTGTGGTTCCCTCAGGCTGTCGGAGGGTGTCCCTGACTCCCACTGTACTCCAGGGCCCTGTGGACGCTGGCATAGCTGGTGGCCAAGCGTGGAACTCTGCCGCCATCCCCAGTGGAGCGGCCGGGCCCACGACCAGCGCCATGGCCCCTGGCGGTGCGTGGGATCTGGCCAGGGCTTCGGAGCCCTGGGACACcgtgggcagagagacagcagtGGACTCCAAACAGTCGGGGGAACAGGTGGCGTCGCTGCAGGCTGTGGAGAAGGTCGTCACCCGTGCCGTGGTCACCATCCAGGCGTGCGCCCGCGGCTACCTCGTGCGCCGAACCATCAGGGTGTGGCACCAGTGGGCTGTCATCATCCAGGCCGCCTGGCGCGGCTACCGTGTGCGGCGGGACTTGGCCCGGCTCTCTCAAGCGGCCACCACCATCCAGGCCACATGGCGAGGCTTCCGCGCCCGCCGGATAGAGACCCAGCTGCAGTTGCTCCCCGGTGGATGGACCAAGGCGGACGACAGGACCAAGTCCACATCAGACCACCGCTGTTTCCAGTCCTGCCAGCCGCGCGTCTGTCCCTTCTGCCAGTCCCTGAGCCCCAGCCTGGGGAGCCCGCCCAGCGTGGTGATGCTCGTGGGCTCCAGCCCCCGCACCTGCCACATGTGCGGCCACACCCTGCCCACTCGGGTGGTGCACGGCATGGGTCGGGGCTCCAGGGTCCAGGCCAGCATGCCAGGGGGCTGCGACTCCCCAATGGCCTCCCAGAGCTCCCAACAGTCCCATCTCCAGAATAAGGCAGCCACGACCATCCAGTCAGCCTGGAGGGGCTTTGCCGTGCGCCGCCAGCTGAGGCAGCAGCAGATGGCCGCGAAGATGCTTCAGGCCAACTGGCGCGGCCACCACACCCGGGTCGGTCTCACTCCAGATGCACTTTTGGGAGCAGCAGCGTGGGACAACCCAGAGGACATGCAGTGGCCGGGCGTCTAG